In bacterium, a single window of DNA contains:
- a CDS encoding RHS domain-containing protein, with translation MTDSGVPAQANVYVFTSGGSYMGLYAATDANGEVSFLLPADGGNSTNYNGYKFRADYSGTQTWSDPLLVTADINNPLSMEAGGSARRLIPNSSSPLRGEDRGGGEEVQVASLYMLPGLLAQAANSALADSNGEHLYYYHSDHLGTPLFLTNTDGVVVWRGEYLPFGEVFSEDKDPDGDGVEVDQPFRFPGQFEDAETGLYYNYFRDY, from the coding sequence GTGACCGATTCCGGCGTCCCGGCCCAGGCCAACGTGTATGTCTTCACTTCAGGCGGCAGCTACATGGGCCTGTATGCCGCTACTGATGCTAACGGAGAAGTCTCCTTCCTCCTCCCGGCCGACGGCGGCAACTCCACGAACTACAACGGTTACAAGTTCCGCGCGGATTATTCCGGGACGCAAACATGGTCAGATCCACTTCTGGTCACTGCGGACATAAACAACCCGCTATCAATGGAAGCAGGAGGCTCCGCAAGGAGACTCATCCCTAACTCTTCCTCCCCCTTGAGGGGGGAGGATCGAGGTGGGGGTGAAGAAGTTCAAGTCGCCAGCCTTTACATGCTCCCCGGTCTCCTCGCCCAGGCAGCCAACTCCGCCCTCGCCGACTCCAACGGCGAGCACCTGTACTATTATCACTCTGACCACCTCGGCACACCACTCTTCCTCACCAACACCGATGGTGTGGTAGTCTGGAGGGGAGAGTATCTGCCCTTTGGGGAGGTTTTCAGTGAGGATAAAGATCCGGATGGAGATGGGGTGGAAGTGGACCAGCCGTTCAGGTTCCCGGGGCAATTTGAGGATGCTGAGACCGGACTGTACTACAATTACTTCAGGGATTATG